The following are encoded in a window of Salmo trutta chromosome 9, fSalTru1.1, whole genome shotgun sequence genomic DNA:
- the LOC115199837 gene encoding calphotin isoform X2 produces MPSKRKKNKRRMRRVAASIPEAPVSAPDEFEKHDEPLVKAEVEAEIVAKVQAEVEAVVEPESGPVVEAVAAPVVETEEVVIDTEDSPEVEAEVIPMVNADAIPEEVEVEEAPVVTEDVPVTTEAPEGVPVETEIIPETLSEPVVAPVDEAPVADVAPSEPLVEAPVDPVIDTVADNFIITESVPTVEAAMAEPAIEEQVPAVPTDALEALSESLNNVPQVSEPAPVTADEVINAKEEIEAQMEIEAKNDATDENTALDVLSGHFSAPQPVISELQCHTQLASAPVELAPVDNPAEAALNGHIATEVAIEG; encoded by the exons GCCGCATCCATCCCTGAGGCTCCCGTGTCAGCTCCTGACGAATTTGAG AAACATGACGAGCCGCTGGTGAAGGCTGAAGTGGAGGCTGAAATAGTTGCCAAGGTCCAAGCGGAGGTCGAAGCAGTAGTCGAGCCAGAATCCGGGCCCGTGGTCGAGGCCGTAGCTGCCCCAGTAGTGGAAACTGAAGAGGTGGTGATCGACACAGAGGACAGTCCTGAGGTTGAAGCTGAGGTCATTCCTATGGTCAACGCAGATGCCATTCCTGAAGAAGTTGAAGTAGAGGAGGCCCCAGTCGTCACAGAG GATGTGCCTGTCACGACAGAGGCACCTGAAGGGGTTCCAGTT GAAACAGAAATTATCCCAGAAACGCTGTCGGAGCCTGTGGTAGCCCCAGTTGATGAAGCCCCCGTAGCCGACGTCGCTCCCTCAGAGCCCCTTGTAGAG GCCCCAGTAGACCCTGTCATCGATACAGTGGCCGACAACTTTATCATCACAGAATCTGTCCCCACAGTGGAGGCAGCCATGGCTGAGCCCGCCATTGAGGAGCAG GTGCCCGCAGTCCCAACAGATGCACTTGAGGCCCTATCGGAGTCGCTGAACAACGTCCCCCAAGTATCTGAGCCCGCCCCTGTCACAGCTGATGAAGTCATCAAC GCTAAAGAGGAAATTGAAGCCCAGATGGAAATCGAAGCCAAAAACGACGCCACTGATGAGAATACTGCCCTGGATGTCCTCTCTGGACATTTCTCAGCCCCCCAGCCTGTCATCTCAGAACTGCAGTGTCACACGCAGCTCGCCTCTGCGCCCGTAGAGCTCGCCCCCGTG GATAACCCAGCAGAGGCAGCATTGAATGGACATATTGCAACTGAGGTGGCCATTGAGGGATAG
- the LOC115199839 gene encoding osteoclast-stimulating factor 1: MSKPPPKPAKPGQVKVFRAMFTFDPRTPDELYFEEGDILYISDTSDSNWWKGTCRGRTGLIPSNYVAEQAESIDNPMHEAAKRGNLSWLCECLENKVGINGLDKAGNTALYWGCHGGHKDVVKILLGQSSVELNQQNKLGDTALHAAAWKGYSDIVEMLLNKNARMDIKNNEKKLALEMATNAQCASLIKRKQGGNITRTHSNADEYLDDEDSD, from the exons ATGTCCAAACCGCCTCCCAAGCCAGCCAAACCAG GCCAGGTCAAGGTGTTCCGAGCCATGTTCACCTTTGACCCCCGAACG CCAGATGAGCTCTACTTTGAAGAGGGAGACATCTTGTATATCTCTGATACG AGTGACAGCAATTGGTGGAAGGGAACCTGCAGGGGAAGAACTGGCCTCATCCCAAGCAATTATG TGGCCGAGCAGGCAGAGTCCATTGACAACCCAATGCACGAGGCAGCTAAACGAG GGAATCTGAGTTGGCTATGTGAGTGTCTGGAGAACAAAGTGGGAATTAATGGACTGGACAAAGCTGGGaatactgccctctactgggGATGCCACGGAGGACACAAAG ATGTGGTGAAGATCTTGTTGGGGCAGTCTAGCGTTGAGTTGAACCAGCAG AATAAACTGGGAGACACTGCTCTGCATGCTGCTGCCTGGAAGGGATACTCAGACATAGTGGAGATGTTACTGAATAAGA ATGCCAGGATGGATATTAAAAACAATGAGAAGAAGCTGGCTCTGGAGATGGCCACAAATGCCCAGTGTGCCTCTCTCATCAAGAGGAAACAAGGAGGCA ATATCACACGTACACACAGCAACGCCGATGAATACCTTGACGACGAAGACTCTGACTGA